In Priestia megaterium NBRC 15308 = ATCC 14581, the following proteins share a genomic window:
- a CDS encoding helix-turn-helix transcriptional regulator encodes MREKRTSSGFLLKQRAFLKLYMITMTEQERLYGLRLLDVLRDEFRPFGFKPNHSEVYKALHDLIEDGVLKQVKRKKEGMKLQEVVYYTFTNEGEEKAKLYKKQLKVELERCEAMIQKAIRDNFGSK; translated from the coding sequence ATGAGAGAAAAGCGTACATCCAGTGGTTTTCTATTAAAACAACGTGCTTTCTTAAAATTATATATGATTACAATGACGGAGCAAGAGCGTCTGTATGGCCTTCGGTTATTAGATGTGTTGAGAGATGAATTTCGCCCTTTTGGGTTCAAACCTAATCATTCTGAGGTATACAAAGCTCTTCATGACTTGATTGAAGACGGTGTCCTCAAACAGGTGAAGCGTAAAAAAGAAGGAATGAAGCTTCAAGAAGTGGTTTATTATACATTTACAAATGAGGGAGAAGAGAAAGCTAAATTATATAAAAAACAATTAAAAGTAGAGCTGGAGCGGTGTGAAGCTATGATTCAAAAAGCTATTCGTGACAACTTCGGGTCCAAATGA
- a CDS encoding AbrB/MazE/SpoVT family DNA-binding domain-containing protein codes for MKSTGIVRKVDELGRVVIPIELRRILNINTGDPVEIYVDEDIIILQKYSPYGACLVTGEITRENLTFGNGNVVLSKKGAEQLLQELERTLNK; via the coding sequence ATGAAGTCTACAGGAATTGTAAGAAAAGTAGATGAATTGGGTCGCGTAGTAATTCCTATTGAATTGCGCCGCATTTTAAATATCAACACAGGTGATCCAGTAGAAATATATGTTGATGAAGATATTATTATTTTACAAAAGTATAGCCCGTATGGTGCTTGCTTAGTAACTGGGGAAATTACGCGTGAAAACTTAACCTTTGGGAATGGAAACGTTGTGTTAAGTAAAAAAGGTGCGGAACAGCTTTTACAAGAGTTAGAGCGTACCTTAAATAAATAA
- a CDS encoding SDR family NAD(P)-dependent oxidoreductase, translated as MDLQLQSKNVLITGGSKGIGKAIAALFIQEGANVGIAARGEEALQDAQSELENVRTYTADLTNESDRVALIEKFINDFGSIDILINNAGGSNGSTAMETDLSLFKEAMELNYFSAVHLSKLAAARMTKDAAIVNVTSIFGRESGGKVTYNNAKSALISFTKSFADEMISKGIRVNGVAPGSILHETGNWKKRMDENPEKIKQFVENEIPAGRFGEPEEVANAVAFLASSKASWIVGATLNVDGGQSKMNF; from the coding sequence GTGGATTTACAGTTGCAAAGTAAAAATGTACTTATTACCGGCGGGTCAAAAGGAATTGGGAAGGCTATTGCTGCTTTGTTTATTCAAGAAGGAGCAAACGTTGGAATTGCGGCAAGAGGAGAGGAAGCGTTACAGGATGCACAGTCAGAATTAGAAAACGTGCGTACATATACAGCAGACCTAACAAACGAATCAGACAGAGTTGCATTAATTGAGAAGTTCATTAACGATTTCGGAAGCATTGATATTTTAATTAATAACGCTGGAGGAAGTAATGGAAGCACCGCCATGGAAACAGATTTATCCCTTTTCAAAGAAGCAATGGAGCTTAACTACTTTTCAGCTGTCCACTTGAGCAAGCTAGCAGCGGCGCGTATGACAAAAGATGCGGCAATCGTTAATGTTACGTCTATTTTCGGAAGAGAAAGTGGAGGGAAAGTCACGTACAATAACGCAAAATCAGCACTTATCAGCTTTACAAAGTCGTTTGCAGATGAAATGATTTCTAAAGGAATTCGTGTAAATGGAGTAGCGCCGGGAAGCATTTTGCATGAAACGGGTAATTGGAAAAAAAGAATGGATGAAAATCCGGAAAAGATTAAACAATTTGTTGAAAACGAAATACCAGCAGGGCGCTTTGGAGAGCCGGAAGAAGTGGCAAACGCCGTTGCCTTTTTAGCATCTTCTAAAGCTTCATGGATAGTTGGTGCGACGTTAAACGTGGACGGTGGACAGTCAAAAATGAACTTTTAA
- a CDS encoding glycosyltransferase, translating to MSFLLVALVLTATLVITIPTFKRVKIGRNDMSCLSIIIPARNEERNLTFLLQSLQLRNADFEVIVVDDNSTDNTERVAKAFGVKVVQPGALPAGWLGKSWACWNGAREAKGSVLLFLDADITVENDGIEKVFFYYQQQGGVLSVHPYHLVKRPYEMFSALFHYVTFASIGAFHPFKNWKSPSVGFGQCLLCSAASYFQSGGHEGIKKEVVENMALVEKMNKQGEFITCMSGQGALSMRMYPNGMKGLIRGWSKSFASGAGKTEAIYLFLVSLWLTSMINYILFLPTLWNQHAGLAISSYVCYVSLLFNSLRKIGSFTFFSLCLFPIHVLFFLGLFVWSFVQTAVRKQVKWKERSISIEEEKKKKVIK from the coding sequence ATGTCTTTTTTACTGGTTGCTCTTGTCTTGACAGCTACGCTTGTCATCACTATCCCTACATTTAAACGTGTAAAAATAGGAAGAAACGATATGTCATGTTTGTCCATTATTATTCCAGCTAGAAATGAAGAAAGAAACCTTACCTTTTTATTGCAGTCACTCCAGTTACGGAACGCTGACTTTGAAGTGATTGTTGTAGATGACAACTCAACAGATAATACTGAGAGGGTAGCCAAAGCATTTGGCGTAAAAGTAGTGCAACCGGGCGCACTTCCAGCTGGGTGGCTAGGAAAGTCATGGGCATGCTGGAATGGAGCACGAGAAGCAAAAGGCTCGGTGCTTTTGTTTTTAGATGCTGATATTACAGTAGAGAACGACGGAATTGAAAAAGTGTTTTTCTATTATCAACAGCAAGGGGGTGTGCTATCGGTTCATCCTTATCACCTTGTTAAGAGGCCTTATGAAATGTTTTCTGCTTTATTTCACTATGTTACGTTTGCATCGATTGGCGCGTTTCATCCCTTTAAAAATTGGAAAAGTCCTTCTGTCGGTTTCGGGCAGTGCTTGCTTTGCAGCGCAGCCTCCTACTTTCAAAGCGGAGGCCACGAAGGGATAAAAAAAGAAGTGGTTGAAAATATGGCGCTAGTTGAGAAAATGAACAAACAAGGTGAATTTATTACGTGTATGAGCGGACAGGGAGCTCTTTCCATGCGCATGTATCCAAATGGTATGAAAGGCCTTATAAGAGGGTGGAGTAAAAGTTTTGCTTCAGGTGCGGGGAAAACGGAAGCCATTTATTTATTTCTAGTAAGCTTGTGGCTTACTAGCATGATTAATTATATCCTTTTTTTACCTACTCTATGGAATCAACATGCAGGCTTGGCAATTAGCAGCTATGTTTGCTATGTAAGCCTCTTATTTAATAGCTTAAGAAAAATAGGTTCGTTTACTTTTTTTTCTTTGTGCTTATTTCCTATTCATGTACTGTTTTTTCTGGGTCTATTCGTATGGTCTTTCGTCCAAACGGCGGTGAGAAAGCAAGTTAAATGGAAAGAACGCAGCATATCTATAGAAGAAGAAAAAAAGAAGAAAGTGATAAAATGA
- a CDS encoding RNA polymerase sigma factor gives MKEQNDVVLYNRIKERDKKALELLYDKYERILYSFIYRLTNSSDIAEEAVQEVFIKLWRGKGVYSDEKGKFSSWLFTITRNTAIDIVRKRKNDPIFSEEIFDFIEDDYPQIDEQLQWKEEQQRVRHAVSKLSEDQKKIIQSVYFKGLTQQKVAEEQQIPLGTVKGRVRLALRKLKTYLGTDAEGRADS, from the coding sequence ATGAAAGAGCAAAACGACGTTGTCTTATACAATAGAATAAAAGAACGAGACAAAAAAGCCCTTGAACTGCTGTATGACAAGTATGAGCGAATTCTTTATTCGTTTATATACCGGTTAACAAATAGCTCTGATATTGCTGAAGAAGCTGTTCAAGAAGTGTTTATTAAGCTGTGGAGAGGAAAGGGAGTTTACAGCGATGAAAAAGGGAAGTTTTCATCATGGCTGTTTACGATTACAAGAAACACCGCGATTGATATTGTAAGAAAAAGAAAAAACGATCCTATTTTCTCAGAAGAAATTTTTGATTTTATTGAAGATGATTATCCTCAGATTGACGAGCAGCTTCAGTGGAAAGAAGAACAGCAGAGAGTACGGCACGCTGTATCAAAATTGTCTGAAGACCAAAAAAAGATTATTCAATCCGTTTATTTTAAGGGATTAACGCAGCAAAAAGTAGCAGAAGAGCAGCAAATCCCATTAGGAACAGTAAAGGGTAGGGTGCGATTAGCGTTGCGGAAATTAAAAACATATTTAGGTACTGATGCAGAAGGGAGAGCTGATTCATGA
- a CDS encoding MATE family efflux transporter has protein sequence MQQTFSTSQKVKQFVFILFPILVTQFGMFSMTFFDTMMSGRVSADDLAGVAIGSSLWVPVFTGLSGILMSITPIVAQLVGANQKKKVPFSVIQGLYVSILMAVVIILIGFFVVDPILKGMNLEANVMRIAKQYLIALSFGIIPLFIYTVLRNFIDALGQTRTSMLITILGLPVNVALNYVLIFGKLGFPHLGGVGSGYATAVTYWCILIVSIVIIHKKEPFSNFDLFKRFHRISFPTWKEILKIGLPIGFSVFFETSIFSAVTLFMSSYNTITIASHQAAINFASFLYMIPLSISMALTIVVGFEAGAKRHQDARSYSRIGVTIAVGMAFVCAGLLFTLRESVASLYTKDAEVLALTSHFLIYAIFFQLSDALQAPIQGALRGYKDVNVTFLMSLVSYWVIGLPLGIVLAKYTDLQAFGYWIGLIAGLAAGATGLAYRLIKIQKKQLLEENKSSRTA, from the coding sequence ATGCAACAAACGTTTTCAACGTCTCAAAAAGTTAAGCAGTTCGTTTTTATTTTATTTCCGATATTGGTCACCCAGTTTGGAATGTTTTCAATGACTTTTTTTGATACGATGATGTCAGGAAGGGTAAGTGCAGATGACTTGGCAGGGGTAGCAATTGGTTCAAGCTTATGGGTACCTGTTTTTACAGGGCTAAGCGGAATTTTAATGTCTATTACGCCAATTGTTGCACAGCTTGTCGGAGCTAATCAAAAGAAAAAAGTTCCGTTCTCCGTCATTCAAGGGCTTTATGTCTCCATTTTAATGGCCGTTGTTATTATTTTAATCGGCTTTTTTGTTGTTGATCCTATTTTAAAAGGGATGAATTTAGAAGCAAACGTAATGCGCATTGCCAAACAGTATTTAATTGCTTTATCTTTTGGTATTATTCCGCTTTTTATTTATACGGTTTTACGAAACTTTATTGATGCTTTAGGGCAAACTCGTACGTCTATGCTTATCACCATTTTAGGGCTTCCGGTTAATGTAGCTTTAAACTATGTATTAATCTTCGGTAAGCTGGGCTTCCCCCACTTGGGTGGAGTAGGCTCTGGTTATGCAACTGCCGTTACGTATTGGTGCATACTCATTGTATCCATTGTAATTATTCATAAAAAAGAACCTTTTTCTAACTTCGATTTATTTAAAAGATTTCATCGTATCTCTTTTCCTACTTGGAAAGAAATATTAAAAATTGGTTTACCTATCGGTTTTTCGGTCTTTTTCGAAACAAGTATTTTTTCAGCCGTCACGCTGTTTATGAGCTCATATAATACCATTACGATCGCTTCTCACCAAGCAGCTATTAATTTTGCCTCATTTCTCTATATGATTCCGCTGAGTATTTCTATGGCTTTAACGATTGTTGTGGGATTTGAAGCAGGTGCTAAGCGTCATCAAGATGCACGAAGCTATAGCAGGATCGGTGTAACTATCGCTGTTGGCATGGCTTTTGTTTGCGCAGGTCTTTTATTTACTCTGCGAGAATCAGTAGCTTCTTTGTATACAAAAGATGCAGAGGTACTCGCATTAACTTCTCATTTTTTGATTTATGCAATTTTCTTTCAGCTTTCTGATGCTCTTCAAGCTCCTATTCAAGGCGCTCTACGAGGATATAAGGATGTAAATGTTACCTTTTTAATGTCCTTGGTATCTTATTGGGTAATTGGTCTACCTTTAGGCATTGTTTTAGCAAAATACACCGATTTGCAGGCGTTTGGCTATTGGATTGGACTAATTGCGGGGCTTGCTGCAGGAGCAACAGGACTTGCGTATCGTTTGATAAAAATACAAAAAAAGCAGCTGCTAGAGGAGAATAAATCTTCTCGAACGGCTTAA
- a CDS encoding phytoene desaturase family protein, with amino-acid sequence MNKKVIVVGAGLGGLSAAIRLSADGYDVTVVEKSKRIGGKLNIRSGKGFSFDTGPSILTMPWVLEQLFDSAGRNIHDYLTIERIEPQWRTFFQDGTQIDLTSDLPRMLQQLQELAPEDIEGFFDYLSYANKMYESNLKSFYKKSLSGLHDLRTMHTVKELLQMDPMRSMDATTRKYFSNKHLRQLFNFLIMYIGSSPYHAPAVLTQLAHVQLGLGIYYVKGGMYKIAEAMDKLLQELGVTVHLNTPVKEITTSGAKATGIALENGENLSADIVLSNLEAIPTYRYLLKNHAQAAKQTQQLAKFEPTVSGLVLLLGVNKQYKQLQHHNFFFSKDQKEEFDTIFNKGQVAMDPTIYIGVSSKSDPTQAPEGKENLFVLTHVPPLKEGDDWAALKDRYRDVVLKKLEAMGLEDLRSSIEFEYTFTPNDIQELYGSNGGSIYGVATDRKKNGGFKIPARSQLLSNLYFVGGSTHPGGGVPMVTLSGQLTADAINEDFQIPRMQKDIG; translated from the coding sequence ATGAATAAGAAAGTAATTGTTGTAGGCGCAGGTTTAGGTGGTCTGTCAGCTGCTATTCGTCTGTCAGCTGATGGATATGATGTAACAGTCGTTGAAAAAAGCAAGCGAATTGGCGGTAAGTTAAATATTCGCAGCGGCAAAGGATTTTCTTTCGATACGGGACCTTCTATTTTAACAATGCCGTGGGTGCTAGAGCAGCTGTTTGACAGTGCAGGCCGCAATATCCACGACTACTTAACAATAGAACGAATTGAGCCTCAGTGGAGAACTTTTTTCCAAGATGGAACACAAATTGATTTGACCAGTGACCTTCCTCGCATGCTTCAGCAGCTTCAAGAACTTGCTCCAGAAGACATTGAAGGTTTTTTTGACTATTTATCTTATGCAAATAAAATGTATGAATCGAACTTAAAAAGTTTTTATAAAAAAAGTTTATCTGGACTTCACGATTTACGAACGATGCACACGGTAAAAGAACTGCTTCAAATGGATCCAATGAGATCTATGGATGCTACTACACGCAAATATTTTTCAAACAAACATTTGCGTCAATTGTTTAATTTTTTAATTATGTACATCGGTTCTTCTCCTTATCATGCACCAGCTGTATTAACACAGCTTGCTCATGTTCAGCTAGGATTAGGTATTTATTACGTAAAAGGCGGAATGTACAAAATTGCTGAAGCGATGGATAAGCTCCTTCAAGAACTCGGCGTCACTGTACATCTAAATACGCCGGTAAAAGAAATCACAACAAGCGGAGCAAAGGCAACTGGAATTGCACTAGAAAATGGCGAGAATCTATCAGCAGATATTGTGCTATCTAATCTAGAAGCAATTCCAACTTACCGCTATTTATTAAAAAATCATGCGCAAGCAGCTAAGCAAACTCAGCAGCTTGCAAAATTTGAACCTACTGTTTCTGGCCTTGTTCTTTTATTAGGGGTTAACAAACAGTACAAGCAGCTTCAACATCATAATTTCTTCTTCTCAAAGGATCAGAAAGAAGAGTTTGATACAATCTTTAACAAAGGTCAAGTAGCCATGGATCCGACAATTTACATTGGCGTATCGTCTAAATCAGACCCTACGCAAGCTCCTGAAGGAAAAGAAAACCTGTTCGTTCTTACTCATGTACCTCCTTTAAAAGAAGGAGACGACTGGGCTGCATTAAAAGACCGCTACCGTGATGTCGTATTGAAAAAGCTTGAGGCAATGGGATTAGAAGACTTACGTTCAAGCATTGAGTTTGAATATACGTTTACTCCTAACGATATCCAGGAGCTTTACGGTTCTAACGGCGGGTCCATTTATGGTGTAGCAACTGACCGTAAGAAAAATGGAGGTTTTAAAATTCCGGCAAGAAGTCAGCTTCTTTCTAACCTTTATTTTGTAGGCGGCTCTACACACCCTGGAGGCGGCGTGCCAATGGTGACATTATCTGGTCAGCTTACAGCGGACGCAATTAATGAAGATTTTCAGATTCCTCGTATGCAAAAAGATATTGGATAA
- the bshB2 gene encoding bacillithiol biosynthesis deacetylase BshB2, which yields MEERLLIVFPHPDDEAYGAAGMITQARQKGTPVTYACVTLGEMGRNMGRPLFANRETLPQIRKKELLDLANVLDIQDLRMLGLRDKTLEFLDIDVFADKIEEIINDVKPTHILTHYPGFAVHPDHNATGAATIQAVKRMPKEKRPVVWCHAFSKDRIEHIGEPDVIFDVTAMKDKKIEALKAHRSQTEGMMNAIDFDRLSDYPQMERLLTREEFWTYNWE from the coding sequence ATGGAAGAAAGATTATTAATTGTATTTCCGCATCCTGACGATGAAGCATATGGAGCAGCAGGAATGATCACGCAAGCTAGACAAAAAGGAACGCCCGTTACATATGCCTGTGTTACGCTAGGTGAAATGGGACGAAATATGGGTAGACCGCTGTTTGCTAACCGTGAAACTTTACCTCAAATCCGAAAAAAAGAACTTTTAGATTTAGCGAACGTTTTAGATATTCAAGACTTGCGTATGCTAGGGCTTCGTGATAAAACGCTGGAATTTCTTGATATTGATGTTTTTGCAGATAAAATTGAAGAAATCATTAACGATGTAAAGCCGACTCACATTTTAACACATTACCCTGGCTTTGCGGTACACCCTGATCATAATGCTACGGGTGCAGCTACAATTCAAGCGGTAAAACGTATGCCAAAAGAAAAGCGTCCGGTTGTTTGGTGTCATGCGTTTTCGAAAGATCGTATTGAACATATTGGAGAACCAGATGTTATTTTTGATGTAACAGCGATGAAAGATAAAAAAATTGAAGCGTTAAAAGCCCATCGTTCTCAAACAGAAGGAATGATGAACGCAATTGACTTCGATCGCTTATCTGACTATCCGCAAATGGAACGTTTATTAACTAGAGAAGAATTCTGGACATATAACTGGGAGTAA
- a CDS encoding anti-sigma factor, which produces MSMCNKLIDYYNDQLTSHEKKEFEMHLKNCQSCQEELRELEEVLGDLTYLTPEQSPPPEMKQRILANVFEEEQGETKREPIALKNEKQHAASKKSNKKSIIIGLAAALLLSLAGNSYFLLKDGDKGKQEPNVSVAPQNEPLTSEKTIKLQAEPNVSGEATASLTKKGGNLNVVIQANNLKNVKGNEVYQVWLIKGDKPHPAGAFVTDKNGNGTVVYTMSQKEQTEKWDVMAITLEPNANNKTPKGNIVLSSAL; this is translated from the coding sequence ATGAGTATGTGCAATAAACTAATTGATTACTATAATGATCAGTTGACTTCCCATGAGAAAAAAGAGTTTGAAATGCACTTAAAAAACTGTCAAAGCTGTCAAGAAGAACTAAGAGAGCTAGAGGAAGTTCTTGGAGATCTAACGTATTTGACACCAGAACAATCTCCTCCGCCAGAAATGAAACAGCGAATACTTGCGAATGTATTCGAAGAAGAACAAGGCGAGACAAAGAGGGAACCAATCGCTTTAAAAAATGAAAAACAACATGCTGCGTCTAAGAAATCAAATAAAAAGTCCATCATTATTGGATTAGCTGCGGCACTTCTTTTATCTCTTGCAGGAAACAGCTACTTTCTGTTGAAAGATGGAGACAAAGGCAAACAAGAGCCAAATGTTTCGGTTGCTCCTCAAAACGAACCTCTTACATCTGAAAAAACAATAAAGCTGCAGGCAGAGCCGAACGTTTCTGGCGAAGCAACAGCATCTCTTACGAAAAAGGGTGGAAATCTAAATGTGGTTATTCAAGCGAATAACTTGAAAAACGTAAAGGGGAATGAAGTCTATCAGGTGTGGCTCATAAAAGGTGATAAGCCTCATCCGGCAGGTGCTTTTGTAACAGATAAAAATGGAAACGGGACAGTGGTCTATACGATGAGCCAAAAAGAACAGACTGAAAAGTGGGATGTTATGGCAATTACTTTAGAACCGAACGCGAATAATAAGACGCCAAAAGGAAACATTGTGTTAAGTTCAGCGCTCTAA
- a CDS encoding Hsp20/alpha crystallin family protein: MSKKYEEIDWGSIQHKVEDMLGNHFWSDLNHILPKRFPNVDLYETDKEGIIVVEVPGLHSTNDIQIKLDANILTVEGNVPYAYEASKQKLKLNERHTGVFSRTVKLPFHYTDEPVRAKYKNGLLEIRLNKIENDQTIAIQFEDD, translated from the coding sequence TTGAGTAAAAAATATGAAGAGATTGATTGGGGTTCGATTCAGCATAAGGTAGAAGATATGCTTGGAAATCACTTTTGGAGCGATTTAAATCACATCTTGCCCAAACGATTTCCAAACGTCGACTTATATGAAACTGATAAAGAAGGCATTATTGTCGTTGAGGTTCCTGGACTGCATTCAACTAACGACATTCAAATCAAGTTGGACGCAAATATATTAACAGTTGAAGGAAACGTTCCTTATGCTTATGAAGCATCTAAACAAAAGTTAAAGCTCAACGAGCGCCATACAGGCGTATTTTCTCGCACGGTCAAACTTCCTTTTCACTACACAGACGAACCAGTTCGCGCTAAGTACAAAAATGGATTATTGGAAATTCGACTGAATAAGATAGAAAATGATCAAACCATTGCTATACAATTTGAAGATGATTAA
- a CDS encoding thiol-disulfide oxidoreductase DCC family protein, producing the protein MKHLILFDGICNLCNSSVQYIIKHDEQALFSFASLQSDFGKQQLASHGLLPEQLDSIVYIHGNQRYVKSTAALKIAKRLDGPVKFLYAFIIIPAPIRDIVYNWIARNRYKWFGKQQHCMLPTSDMKKRFVDD; encoded by the coding sequence ATGAAACATTTAATTCTTTTTGATGGTATATGTAATTTATGTAATAGCAGTGTTCAATATATTATTAAACATGATGAACAAGCTTTGTTTTCTTTCGCTTCTCTTCAATCAGATTTCGGAAAGCAGCAGCTAGCCTCTCACGGCTTACTTCCTGAGCAATTAGACAGCATTGTATATATTCATGGAAACCAAAGATATGTAAAGTCAACGGCTGCTTTAAAAATCGCCAAGCGCTTAGATGGACCCGTTAAATTTTTATATGCTTTCATTATCATTCCTGCACCTATTCGAGATATAGTATACAACTGGATCGCTCGCAACCGATATAAGTGGTTTGGCAAACAGCAGCACTGCATGCTCCCAACTTCTGATATGAAAAAGCGGTTTGTTGATGACTAA
- the proC gene encoding pyrroline-5-carboxylate reductase codes for MKKQRILFIGAGRMAEAVAAGLVTSSADSIEAVVMSNNGDIERLQRVETTYGVHTTQNWCQEVDNSDVIILAMPPEAHPSVLKELSTHLNQQFVVTLAAGIGPSYLESHLPQDTPVAWIMPNTAAMIRQSMSLYTLGTSATKEHKEVLQMILKGIGKAHECSEKEVHELTAVTGSAPAFLYYFAESLIDATTAYGVDEKTAKDLVIQMMYGSVQMLHETKDPASLREQVTTPGGATAEGLKVMKEQDFSLIIKQAIEATNKKAMGGS; via the coding sequence ATGAAAAAACAGCGAATTTTATTTATTGGAGCAGGACGAATGGCTGAAGCTGTAGCGGCTGGTTTGGTTACGAGCAGCGCTGACAGTATTGAGGCAGTGGTGATGTCAAACAACGGAGATATTGAGCGGTTACAGCGTGTTGAAACAACGTACGGCGTACACACGACGCAAAATTGGTGCCAAGAAGTTGACAATTCGGATGTTATTATTTTAGCGATGCCTCCCGAGGCCCATCCTTCCGTGCTCAAGGAACTTTCGACTCATTTAAATCAACAATTTGTCGTAACGTTAGCGGCAGGGATTGGTCCGAGTTACTTAGAAAGTCATCTTCCGCAGGATACGCCTGTCGCTTGGATTATGCCAAATACAGCTGCTATGATTAGACAATCGATGTCACTATATACACTTGGAACTTCTGCCACAAAAGAGCATAAAGAAGTGCTTCAAATGATTTTAAAAGGAATTGGTAAAGCGCATGAGTGTTCAGAGAAAGAAGTACATGAGCTAACGGCTGTAACTGGCAGTGCACCGGCGTTTTTATATTATTTTGCAGAATCGTTAATTGATGCAACTACTGCTTACGGTGTGGACGAAAAAACAGCCAAAGATTTAGTTATTCAAATGATGTATGGCTCTGTACAAATGCTGCATGAAACCAAAGATCCTGCGTCTTTAAGAGAGCAAGTAACAACTCCAGGCGGCGCTACTGCCGAAGGGTTAAAAGTGATGAAAGAACAAGACTTTTCCCTAATAATAAAGCAGGCAATTGAAGCAACGAATAAAAAAGCAATGGGTGGAAGCTAA